The following proteins are co-located in the Oryzias melastigma strain HK-1 linkage group LG8, ASM292280v2, whole genome shotgun sequence genome:
- the LOC112146151 gene encoding extracellular serine/threonine protein kinase FAM20C has protein sequence MLKRNLGQSTRSIYLGLACLSLTLHLLLACFCLSVLQTACTPPASSTSSIPRTDPQPRQSSSSPAASSSHKPPSAPRKSNAFDPDGEEALRAETDEEKEQTRLQNLNQRGKGRSRLEELFRHPLYNLPRPPMQQDDWLLRVKTDEEEKGSEEEEEDFLPHDSEWQSASQEDGYDKITWTSDKETHPPWLRFHLGITRWELYDRKDSNLDQLTHYLATQPILGAVQKTGGTQLKLLVTFPNYGQALLKPMRQSREAETDTNLFYFSDFERHNAEIAAFHLDRVLGFNRIPPVVGRLINVTSEVRELTTDRRLAKTFFTSPAGNVCFYGQCEYYCSTENPVCGRPHALEVSMATMLPDLSLAPRRSWRSPWRRSYSRTKLAQWETNPAYCDKVKETPPYNHGSRLVDLIDMTVLDYLMSNMDRHHYETFESFGNQTFLLHLDNGRAFGRHSQDEPSILAPLKQCCRIRRSTLLRLRLLSRPDFRLSEVMRESLAADPLAVVAPLLSEPHLSALDRRLAKVLKVVEICQEKHRDVVYDDLEESDQNYDSQSD, from the exons ATGTTAAAACGGAACCTGGGTCAATCCACGCGCTCCATCTATCTGGGCCTGGCGTGTCTGTCTCTCACTCTTCATCTCCTGCTGGCCTGTTTCTGCCTCTCAGTCCTCCAGACCGCCTGCACCCCGCccgcctcctccacctcctccattCCAAGAACAGATCCTCAACCGCGTCAGTCCTCCTCGTCGCCTGCTGCCTCTTCCTCACACAAACCGCCAAGTGCCCCCCGGAAATCGAACGCGTTTGACCCCGACGGGGAAGAAGCGCTCAGAGCTGAGACAGacgaagaaaaagaacaaacgAGGCTCCAAAACCTAAACCAGAGGGGGAAGGGTCGCTCCAGACTGGAGGAGCTGTTCAGACATCCCCTCTATAACCTGCCACGCCCTCCAATGCAGCAAGATGATTGGCTGCTGAGGGTCAAAACAGATGAAGAGGAAAAAGGaagtgaggaagaagaggaagacttTCTTCCTCATGACAGTGAATG GCAAAGCGCCAGTCAGGAGGACGGCTATGATAAAATCACTTGGACAAGCGATAAGGAGACTCACCCTCCCTGGCTGCGGTTCCACTTGGGCATCACTCGCTGGGAGCTGTACGACAGGAAAGACTCCAACCTGGACCAGCTGACTCACTATTTGGCAACACAACCCATCCTCGGAGCTG TTCAGAAGACAGGAGGCACGCAGCTCAAACTGCTGGTAACTTTCCCCAATTACGGACAAGCGCTGCTCAAGCCCATGAG ACAATCCCGAGAGGCCGAAACGGACACCAACCTCTTTTACTTCTCAGACTTTGAGAGGCACAACGCAGAGATCGCCGCCTTTCACCTGGACAG AGTTCTGGGCTTCAACAGGATCCCTCCTGTGGTCGGTCGACTTATTAACGTCACCTCAGAGGTCAGAGAGCTCACCACGGACCGCCGGCTGGCGAAGACCTTCTTCACCTCTCCTG CCGGAAACGTCTGTTTCTACGGCCAGTGTGAGTACTACTGCTCAACAGAGAACCCGGTGTGCGGACGGCCGCACGCCCTAGAAGTTTCCATGGCTACCATGCTGCCCGACCTCTCCCTCGCTCCTCGCAGGTCGTGGAGGTCACCGTGGCGACGCTCTTACAGCCGCACCAAGCTGGCACA GTGGGAAACAAACCCCGCCTACTGTGACAAGGTGAAGGAAACGCCGCCCTACAACCACGGCTCCAGACTGGTGGATCTCATCGACATGACCGTGCTGGACTATCTCATGA GCAACATGGACAGACATCACTATGAGACCTTTGAGAGTTTTGGGAATCAGACTTTCTTGCTTCACTTAGACAACGGGCGGGC GTTTGGACGCCATTCTCAGGACGAGCCTTCAATCTTAGCACCTCTCAAACAGTGCTGCAG GATCCGTCGCTCCACCCTCCTGCGCCTGCGCCTCCTGTCCCGCCCTGACTTCCGTTTGAGTGAGGTGATGCGTGAATCTCTGGCTGCGGATCCTCTGGCAGTCGTGGCGCCGCTCCTCTCTGAACCACACCTGTCAGCCTTGGACCGGCGCCTCGCAAAGGTCCTGAAGGTCGTAGAGATTTGCCAGGAGAAGCACAGAGACGTCGTCTACGATGACCTGGAGGAATCTGATCAAAACTATGATTCTCAGTCTGACTGa